The stretch of DNA TAATTGATTTTCTATATCTGTTGcatcacacatatatataaaagtaacataagAAACAAATAGAACTGAAAAATAGATGAGAATTAAATACCTTTCAGCAGATTGTTGAAGATTtcattatatacaatatattttgtaCATAAACGAGCATCGTAGGCTTTTTTTGTGATAAGaacttttaattattcttttctttttacaacgTATAGTTGACCATGACTAAAAActgatttttcaagaaaaagtcTGATATGTTCTAATATTTGACCTTGACTTTTGTTGATTATTATTGCAAAGCATACAGAGATTGGAAATTGTCTTCTCTTCAATATAAAAGACAATTTAAATTCGAAAGTGGGCAAAATGATGCGAGGaataaatacttttttctccAACGTGCGTTCCGGTCATGATTTGTGCCTCAACAATCCATTTTGATAACTGAGTAACTATACGTCGAGTGCCATTGCAAAGACTATTACTCTGATTTAAATTCTGAAATAGCGTTATTGATACCCCTACTTTCAATCTCAATTtatgatttgaaatattgagaaatttcaaagaatttaaaaattctactGGAAACATCGTTTGTTGTTTTGTAATACTGTCTTCGGCTTTACATATTGAGTCaacattgaaaaatatttgttcatCCAAATCGATGAGCTGATCTATCATGTAGTCATTGATATACTACACAACATCATTTGTAGGTGTTATAATTGGTATTTCTCTCAAGTATATTGAATTATTACATTTATCTCTCAAATCTGGATAGGTAGCATTTACGATATCGGTAATAGGATGATTATTAGGCTGAACAATTAAATCAAGTGGTATCTCAATCATTCATTCACTTTCAACACAGCTCAAGTCACCGTCACCCATTCTTAAGATACAATTTGCAAAATCTCTTGTAACAATATCTCCCATACTATGGTCGAGTCTCATATTTTTAGTCATTATAAAAATTACACAATTCCTCCACAATGAAGATCTATTAATAGTTGCCTCAACTATTTGCTCTCTTTGACCTTTGGATACAACTAGTAATATTTGACGGAAATCACCGTCGAGAACAACTGGCTTGTCCCAAATGGTTTTTCTACACTATTTACATTAGTAAATCGTAAAATATCTCTCAACGAACGATCCACAGCTTCAAAACAATTATGGTGAATTTTAGGAGCCTCATCCCAAATTATGAGACTTGTTCTTACCATTAATTCTCCAAATTGAGAGTCTTGTTTAAATGAGCAAGTTGAATTATTTGACACATTAATTggtatttgaaataaaatcttaaatgaGCAGTTCGACCATTAGGCAATAATAGGGTCGCAATTCAGGATGAAACGATTGCAAGTACTATTTTCCCTTCTGAAcgtaatttaaatatcaatattttccaaaaataagttTTTCCTGTACCACCATGTCCATATACAAAAAAGAAACCACCATTTCCACCATCCACAGATTTAATGATAGAGTCATATATTCACTTCTGTTCAACATTAAGATTAACAAATAACTTATTATGTTCGTTCTTTAACACAACACTATTATAGTCCAACTCCTCTTGTACCAATCTGTTATTGCTTTCCACAAGTAGTAATACATCTAGATACgacatattttcaaactctcttAACGATCTTCCACTTCTTGCCAACAACTGCTCAATTTCACAAagtgcataattttttttttctatatctcAATAAGATGTAAGCTTTCACAATTAAAAATTCTTCTTTGGTGGTAAGAATGTCTTCAGATAACAACTTCCAATTAACAATCCATAATTTATAAGGATCTGTAAcctcacaaaaaattaatattgtgaTTGACAAACAATTCACGTAGTTGCTTCCCAGATGCTCATTGCGAAGCATGATTTAGAGCTTCATGCCACTCTTTATATTCATCAAGTAAACCAAGGGCATAACTTGCCGACTTGTAAGATGGGCACATTACGTTAGTTACTGTTCTTATTTCTTCAAAAGATCGAGATCCTTTGACTATATTAAGAAGCATGCGTAAATAAAATCGCTCATCACTCCCAGGATGTGAGTAATATATTCATCCTACACATCGTCCTTGCTTTCTCAAATTCCATTCTTTATCTCTATTATTCCAAATCCATTTAGATGGTAAATTCGAATATGTTAAATTTCTTGCTTCCTCATACATATCATTTGCCTTTATCTATTCAGCAAACTTTGTTTGTAAAATATTTGGTCGATCAAGTACATTATCTAAATTATCTGAATCTTCAAACATGATTGACTACTCATTTTCAAGATGGAAACTTAGCCTATCAAACCGAAATATTCTCCAACATGCTTCTGTTGCAGATAGATATTTGCAATTTAAATACCATTTAATCGCATCAATATTAGTAACATGTTGTGACCTTGCAGAACCATCTATATGAAGATTTTCTTCCAGAATTACAGTCGCACGGTCAGGTCCTTTATTGATGTACTTGAACAAATACTTTATAGATCTTGAACGATTGCACCATTCAATATTTATATGTGCTTGATATTTCACCAATAGGTCCACGTTGTAAGTAACAATAAATCTATTGTCCAACTTAAGACCATTCTTTTTAATATACATATCAGGATTGTATTTTCTCCTATATACTGCAAATCCATATTCACCAATTGACATCTCCCTACAAAATTTCTTCGGAAAACTTTTATTACATTTGTTATTAATCATACAACTTACTTTTGGATTTATAAATCCACATGGACCATGAACCATACACTGCTTCACCGCATCATAAGTGATTTTATGTGTCCTTCTCGTTCACTTTCTTGTAGTGCCATATATGATGGATGTAActcattaatcattttcaatccACATTCTTTATATTTGACAACAATATTCCAATGAGCATCCTCAATACCAATATCACCAATAATAATTGCAGCAATCTCAGAATCGTTGGGTAAATTATGTTCTCTTCCATCTATTGTTCTTGAACTAATAAGACGTAGTCTCATTTGATGAATATCATCTTTTGAGAAACGGTCTCTTAccatacaaattttttttatcaattcattcatttcattaaGCATCTGGACCAATACAGTAAGAATTGATGActcaataattttattggagTTGTTGTGATTCAGTATACTTATTTGATTTTGTACCTCATTTTCAGTGTCATAGAAGTATAACTGTGcaaattaagaattataaccatctattggatgtagggttccaattttatgattattttgacCATTAATTCGAAAGATGTATGGACCGCCTCCATCATTGATATTCTTGTCTACGTTTCCACCTATTGAAGTCATAGCAAGAACGACATTATAACTTCGTATTTGTGTCTTAAATCTTTTACAATGTTACCTACCCGTAGGACTTAACAATTCTTCTAAGAGAGAATGTGGTTTCTGAAGTAAATGTAACATAACTTGATCCTCCATACAACAAATAGAAAATCTCGGTTGAGTGGGCATCCTTGATTTTGAGTTCTCTTTTCATACCATAATATTACTTCACAATAATCACATTAATAAGATAGATGACCAAAATTTCAAAGGTCTGTGTATTTTCCTAGAATgtagaaaagaaaaccaaaaaacatCATTACTATTaatcttattataaaaaaatgtgttatgATACATCAATTATGTAATTGAGTCATTTACTTGGTGGTTCGGTAGTTGTACTATCTTTGCTTCGTTCACCATTAACACACATAATTGCTCCACTTCCTATATCATCCATTATCATTCGTCTTCTACATTGCACAATTATGCTATCATTTATGCTGTCACTACTTTGTTCATTATCATGATACATTCTTGCtctactcctttttttttttttattgaagagtcgATAGCCCCAATTTAGTGGCTCcatcccaaatttattaaaaacatccTCGctttatggcggaggaataccttGGCTACAACCAACGTATCTGAGAGTTTACAATAAAGAACTAAAAACCTCTTAAATACAAACCAATCAACCaatcaaaaaaatcaaataaaactcCAATCAAAATAAGCCTATAAGAACAAGCCAAAGGAAACTAAACCGgcctataaaataaatctaaaaacagccaaaaccaacaaccaattgaaaatgaaacatAGGAAGTCCCAAATAATCCATCAAGACAATACCTTTTAAACACTAGGGGAATCGTTGAATACtatcatatatttcatttttcccCATTTCTCCGTCTCTTGCTAAAAAATCCGTAGCATAGTTGGCTTCCTGGAATTGCTCTACTCcttttatcattaataattGTTCGTCTTCTACTACTTGCTAgtctagcattttccatttttaatttttctgaataATAGAAATGGTCACAAAGTAAAAAATGAACATaaatgcattagataaagatcAATAGTTTAACTTAACataagcaaattaattaaatcacgAATAAATGCATGAGAATGATTACCATGAAACAAATGATTTGagataaagaacaaaataaCTAAAGATCAGAAGTGAACATAAATGCatcagataaaattaaaaatgaacatTAATGCATCAGATAAAGATCAATCGTTTAATTTAATataagcaaattaattaaatcacgAATAAATGCATCAGAACAATCACCATGAAACAAATGATCTGAGATAAAGAACAAATTAACTAAAGATTAGAAATGAACATAAATGCATCAAATAAAGATCATTTGTTTAACTTAATATAAGCAAATTaatcaaattacaaataatctgaatataaaaatatgagcTCATCTcctaacaataaataaaatcattagccattattattaataacattttaacatatatatcagATAAGAAAATTGCCGATTACGTATAATTACTTcgttatcatttaatatattacttggtattctttctttcttacaggattttttttttttttgactacTTAGAGCTACTTGTGTTAAgatgatatattattatgtagACACCATGTATACTTAgatctattaattaatatatcaagGACCAATTGAAGTTGATTATGCTTGTAGTTTACCAAATATATTGTTTTGGTCCCCACATATAAGAATCCTAGATTCGTTCTTGATTGCAAAAAGACTAAAGTATTTTGGATACCTCTAAACCATCAAATAATGTTTAAGAGACTATTCCTTAAAAACCGTTTTCAGCTTACATATGTTTTTCTAACTTTAGCTTTCAAGACTTGTACAAAACTTTTGCTCTTTCTAATTAAATGCAACTACTGCATTGACTGTTTTTGTAATTGGCCTTCaaattctttgatcaataaaattgtttatttatcaaataaaaaaatgtatataatgTATTAACCCTATGTACTTAGATCTATTTATTAATAAGACTTGCGTCCTAATCAAACGTGGCCCATGATCACATTTACTCTTCAACCCACGTTCAGCCCATGTCTCTTCCACTTGCAGCAGCTCACTTCTTCTTTATTCCCTTCCGGCCCACTTAAGCCCATACCTTCATTGCCTAGGGTTCTATTCGATCCCCAACTTCCAAATCACTTCATCATCTTCCCGAGCATTTACCTCTTGTCCTTCGTGCCCCCTTATTGCCACTGATCCCTTCAGGCCATACCCCCTATCGCGTAACAATTTTCGATTCCAAATACTGAAATCCTAGATCTCGTGGGTTTAGGATCTAAGAGGGTCAAACCATGGCGACTGCTTCAGGTATTTGTTCTTTTACATTTCTTTTACAATTCTCTTTGATTGTAATTGCAAGCCTATATAAAATGATTAGTTAAGGCGAGTATGAGTTCTCTGAAACTTGGGACCTTTTCAGAATTTGaggttatatttatttatttttttcttattaaaattgtatattttacGTCAATCGGTCTGAAGGTTTCTCATGGTAGGTTGAAATTGGTTGAGCTTATGAGTGAGGTGGAGCTGCTTGTTTTAGTGTTTTGACAAATGAGAAGTATTTTAAGATAACTAAATCAGTTTTAATCTTTTTAGGTATTCTTATGACTTCAATGTTGCTGGATTTAGTTCAGTTTGGTGTACGTTTGGGTTATTGAAGCTTCATAATGGAAATAGGCCTATTTGTTTCTCACAtctgaaatttatatattttaatttcttacttGGCATGTAATATGTTCTGTTATTTCTTAAGAGGTTATGTTTTGTCCGTTTCGGAATATTATTAGTAACATATTATCACTATCTCAAAAGGGTCCTTTTGGTAATAATGAGGCATGTCATGCatttaagactttttttttaaacaaccaAAACATTATCTATACTTGTTTCCTagatacgttttttttttttttttaaagaatttctcAGATACTCTTAATAGCCATACATCATCTATACTTGTTTCTCATAAAAGAATAGCCGCACATACGTACGCTTATACCTAGCCCAaataattagttataaaatcCATGCAAGTCTTAAATCTTGTTTGGGAAACATTAACATTTTggaaaattcttaaaatttatcataaatttataattttctacaaacatcatttaaatacaaatgaaCCATTTCCTCACCCAAACTAACATTTCCTTGAACCATAATTTCCAAACAACTAAAACATCATCTATTCTTGTAGATACTCTTATGATATATTTTCTGTGAGACTTGTGATTGTGTGGAAAGCAATCTAAAGGAAGAACAAATgaacctaaaaaagaaaaatttattcgAGTTTGCACATTATGTATCTGCAATCATTGGGACTTTAAGTTTTAATTGTAACTCTTAAGTTTTATGAAtctttatgttttatatttttaagttttatgattcatttataatattagttTCTTCATCTCTTAGGATTATGAACAAATATGTGTAATGCATAGatagactatatatatcataaacACACAAAAGGCAGTTAGACTCACCTGTTTAATTTTCCTTTGAACTTCATCACCTCCACACCTGAGAAACAATTGAATGTAGAAATTACAGTGGCCTGACCTCactttatttgagagagagatagagcaaagaagaaagtctaagaaagaaaagcaattttctaaagaaaaagtgaaagaaaaacgCGTCTTTGGTTTCTCTTTGAAATATAGAAAACTGATTGCCGGTTTATTCAGTTGCCTCTTTGCATTTGCACCGCTTGCCATTCGGTTAATTATTATTCTGTTGCCATTCGATAATTGCATGCACCGCTTGACACTTTGTAAAGAAAGTGTGTCCAAATGAgataatatgattaaaatatgaataattaatGTATTTATTGAAAAGAATGCAAGTGtaaaattaattcattttttcgtgattttgtgacttttttttttagtgctatcttaattgtaaataataaacgGTTACATctcatcatttcaatttattttttatggttatattaatattaattagtaattgcgtgaataagtttgtttttacattttgtttttttgaaacgAAAGTTTGTTTTCATTGGCCctgtttttctatttatttatgaaaacacTCTGCTTGTTATCGAAGCCTACAATATAGATATGAATATAATTGTCTGTTCTAATGACACATAAGCAATAGTAAAATAttacacatttttataatatttttcaatgcaattttattaaaaaagagaaataatatttactgcTATCTTTTATCACTGTcgttagaaaataaataaataactttgacaataatttaatgtgaaaTCAAATAACTTACTACTTAAACTAGGGCTCAATCGATATCTATCTATCAACTATAATTTTCTATGGAAAACAATGTTACGTAGTTTCCCATTTATTCACCATCtggtggatttatttttatattttcattaattagcaattttaaaaaatataaatatagaaaaaaaaagtcgGTCAAACAGTAGGctttatagtatttttcatttttttttttatatttagagtaagactgcgtttggatgttgaagtgatttaagttgagttgaattgagatgataaaattttgttaaaatattattttttaatattattattattttgagatttgaaaaagctgaattgtttattatattttgtgttggaatttaaaaaaattgtaatgataagttgaaatgagttgagatgagctgatgatccaaatgaagcctaagaAAGATGAAAACATTGGTATTTTCATGGTTCATACTTGAAACCAtacaaaatatcttcaaaatttattagcagataaattttgaaaataaattctgAATTAAATAAGAGTAATTTAAGATCTAGTTATGGATTGTATAAATGTCgtgcatttatttaaaaaaaaaatgagatttattattaaaaaattattttttatataaatattatatttacttattttttaataagagtgCACAAACTTGcaattattatttctatattttttaaaattactttgaagaagaaatgatttctttttctattactttgcaattattatttctttttctatattttatattttttgccaacaatctgaaaatgactttttttgttttattttttttgaagaaaatgaacataTAAAAAGAGTATCATTGCTCATCTCGAAGTAAAGCCCATTTCCGACGCACCGAAAAGATCGATCCCTAAAACCCTGATCCATCCGTACATCCAGCGCCATGGACATGGAGATCGATCCTCCGAAACCAGAGGTTCAGTTCAAAGACGATGATCTCTTCAAAGCCGCGGAATCTGGCGACGCCTCGACGTTTGAATCTCTTTCTCGGGAACAACTCTCCAAAGCTCTTTCTCTGAGGAACGAGGACGGCCGGTCCCTCATCCACGTCGCCGTCTCTTCTGCTCGAGCCGAGGTCTTTTTTCTCTGAAAGCTTTCGAGTTTTGTCTGTTTGGTTGCTATGGAATTGTGGGAAAACtcaagataatatttttttggatggTTTGTGTGGGTGGCGTTACAGTATGATATAATCAAAAACTGGTCAGGGCacgtatattatagtataatattatcaAGACAGTAAGGATGATATAAAATCTGAATCCCAAATTTTGAATATGCTTGGAAAACTGGTGTACCTTTCCAAAGTGCTTCTGCCTGTGAAGGATGGcggattagaaaaaaataaatagaaagaaaaatataagaagaaAAGTTCGTCTATTTTAGTGCTTCGTTTGCTCATTATTTTCATGTAAGGAGGAGCTGATTCAAACGGATTAAATAGTCGTAATATGAGCAAATGTCAAATAGGACTCCGTGTTTGGATCTCTTTATCTATTTGTTTTCCAGCAATGAGGAGCATTAAAGTTGACTGGCATTTCAATCTTTGCGCGAAGTCCAGTGAATCTGTTACAGCAATGGGGAGCTATATTCTGATACTTATTGCTTGGCATTACATTGTTGTGCTACTTCAATTTTCATATTGACTCGGGAAGCGTTAGGAGTTTTTAAGCTTTATTAACCTCTGTGAAAATATTGAGACCTCTTAAATCTGGTGCTTTATTCTTGGGATTTTgtttgaatcttccattttaacAGGTTTGTAACTTAATGGAATCAGGTGGTAAAGATACTATCGTCAATTGATGAATCTGCAAGTGTGATAAACAGTGCAGATGAAGAAGGGTGGGTGCCACTTCATTCTGCGGCTAGCATTGGGCATTCAGAAATAGTGGAAATTTTACTAAGTAGAGGTATTTCATATTTTCTGcttgaagttttttttgttatcaTTGCTCATGTCAAACATGGAATCACGTATTTGTTTACAACAATCCAAGAAAGTCACTTATAGATACCATTTGGAAACCCACATATTGcctaaaataaatcaaaatagagTTCATTTAACCTGATCCATATGTGTGGAATCCCAAGTAAGCTACATGAATTAGATTAGAATTAGGATTCATGTGAATTGACTAGGAGATGTGcataattttttccaatttcaaatcatttcaatttgcTGTTTCCTTgtcttttatattgttttttaagCCTCCTGTTTGCATTAAGAAGTTGCAAAATAAATGATCTGATTTTTGTTCTTAACAGGAGCTGATGTTAATTTGAAAAACAGTGGTGGCCGCACTGCCCTTCATTATGCTTCCAGCAAGGGATGGCTAAAGATTGCTGAAATCCTGATCTCACAAGGGGCTAAGATTAATCTGAAGGACAAGGCTTGTAACTTCACTCAAGAGAATTAACTTAATTTGAATGATCtgtattttcaatatattaCCATCTTGTTATTCACATTATGTGCAAATGATATGATTAATTTTGGATGCTTACACTGCCCCCAGGTTGGAGCCACCCCATTGCATCGAGCAGCTAGCACCGGGAACTCAGAATTGTGTGAACTTTTAATCGAGGAAGGAGCAGAGGTTGATGCTGTTGATAAAGCTGGTCAAACTTCTCTTATGAATGCAGTTATTTGCCATTATAAAGAGGTAAGCTTGgccaaattttttatataagacaTCTTTGTTATATCCACTGGATATTCTTGTTTTCAGTAAAgcttattttcttgttaatttcaTGCCTATTGCGTCTAGACCAATATCTTCCTTCCCTTACCTTCTGTGTTGGGACAATTATTATTGGGCCTACCTGTCATGCACTGTGTCTACGGCTTCAGCGTTTTTCTAATTTTAGTAAGGGCATGTTTGAATGCTAAATTTTTGTTGTGAAGTCTATTTGGAATGgtgtgattgagaagattgagggTCGATTGGGTGGTTGGAAGAGGATGTATTTGTCCGAAGGTGGTGGGATCACCTTCATCAAGAATACTATCTCTAATTTTCTTATGTCAGGATGTATGAGCCAAGGGATAGTTGCAGGTGGACAGTTTCTACGGGGC from Juglans microcarpa x Juglans regia isolate MS1-56 chromosome 3S, Jm3101_v1.0, whole genome shotgun sequence encodes:
- the LOC121258552 gene encoding 26S proteasome non-ATPase regulatory subunit 10, translated to MDMEIDPPKPEVQFKDDDLFKAAESGDASTFESLSREQLSKALSLRNEDGRSLIHVAVSSARAEVVKILSSIDESASVINSADEEGWVPLHSAASIGHSEIVEILLSRGADVNLKNSGGRTALHYASSKGWLKIAEILISQGAKINLKDKVGATPLHRAASTGNSELCELLIEEGAEVDAVDKAGQTSLMNAVICHYKEVALLLIRHGADVDVEDKEGYTVLGRASDDFRPILIDAAKAMLEG